One genomic region from Polynucleobacter sp. MWH-P3-07-1 encodes:
- a CDS encoding sodium:solute symporter family protein, which produces MLIWFVIIYWVISVGIGLWAALRVKDTADFAAAGHSLPLPIVTATVFATWFGSETVLGIPATFLKEGMGGIVADPFGSSLCLILVGLFFARHLYNRKMLTIGDFFREKYGRTVEVLVTLCIVVSYLGWVAAQVKALGLVFNVVSEGSISQTGGMLIGACSVLIYTLFGGMWSVAITDFIQMIIIVIGMLYIGGEMSTQTGGVMPVIQHAAAAGKFNFWPDMNLASVLGFIAALFTMMLGSIPQQDVFQRITSSKNVNIAVQAAILGGVLYFIFAFVPLYLAYSATLISPDLVNQYLDTDPQMILPKLVLNHAPMIAQIMFFGALLSAIKSCASATLLAPSVTFAENIVKGFFRHLSDQQLLKIMRITVICFAVVVTFFAVNSQLSIFKMVESAYKITLVAAFVPLAFGVYWSKANSLGGLLAIVFGLTIWISCEMLAPDAVMPPQLAGLLASIFGMIAGGFTPRALLKAV; this is translated from the coding sequence GTGCTGATTTGGTTTGTGATCATTTATTGGGTTATATCGGTGGGCATTGGCCTCTGGGCTGCCTTGCGCGTGAAAGACACAGCAGACTTTGCTGCTGCAGGTCACAGCCTGCCACTCCCGATTGTTACCGCCACTGTATTTGCTACCTGGTTTGGTTCAGAAACCGTACTCGGCATTCCAGCAACCTTCTTAAAAGAGGGAATGGGCGGAATCGTCGCAGACCCATTTGGTTCTTCACTCTGTCTCATTCTGGTGGGCCTCTTTTTTGCTCGCCATCTCTACAACCGAAAAATGCTCACTATTGGCGATTTCTTTCGAGAAAAGTATGGCCGTACAGTCGAAGTTTTAGTCACCCTCTGTATTGTTGTGTCTTATCTTGGTTGGGTTGCCGCACAAGTTAAGGCTTTAGGGTTGGTGTTCAACGTTGTTTCTGAAGGAAGTATTTCTCAGACGGGCGGCATGCTCATCGGCGCATGTAGTGTATTGATCTACACCTTGTTTGGAGGAATGTGGTCAGTGGCGATTACAGACTTCATCCAAATGATCATCATCGTGATTGGCATGCTGTATATCGGTGGCGAAATGTCCACGCAAACGGGCGGAGTGATGCCTGTGATTCAACATGCAGCTGCTGCAGGCAAGTTTAATTTCTGGCCCGATATGAATTTAGCTTCAGTACTCGGTTTTATTGCTGCTTTATTCACCATGATGCTAGGCTCAATACCTCAGCAAGATGTGTTCCAACGGATTACCTCATCTAAAAATGTCAATATTGCGGTTCAGGCTGCAATCTTGGGCGGAGTTCTTTATTTCATTTTTGCCTTTGTGCCGCTCTATCTGGCCTACTCTGCAACACTCATTAGTCCTGATTTGGTTAATCAATATCTCGATACTGATCCGCAAATGATCTTGCCTAAGTTAGTCTTAAATCATGCCCCAATGATTGCGCAGATCATGTTTTTTGGTGCCTTGCTCTCCGCGATCAAGAGTTGCGCTAGTGCAACTTTGTTAGCGCCCTCTGTCACTTTTGCAGAAAATATCGTCAAAGGTTTTTTTAGACATCTTTCCGATCAACAGTTGCTCAAGATCATGCGCATCACCGTGATTTGTTTTGCTGTGGTGGTTACTTTCTTTGCAGTCAATTCACAGCTCTCTATTTTTAAGATGGTTGAGAGCGCTTATAAGATCACGCTGGTGGCAGCTTTTGTACCACTGGCTTTCGGGGTGTATTGGTCGAAGGCCAATTCCTTGGGCGGTTTGTTGGCAATTGTGTTTGGGCTCACTATTTGGATTAGTTGTGAAATGTTGGCTCCAGATGCTGTGATGCCGCCCCAGCTTGCTGGTTTATTGGCAAGTATTTTTGGGATGATTGCAGGAGGGTTTACCCCAAGAGCGCTCTTAAAAGCAGTGTAA
- a CDS encoding 2-dehydropantoate 2-reductase: protein MKICVIGGGGAIGGYLAVMLARAGNEVTVVARGATLAAIQERGLALIMDDQPEPLIAQVKAVEKITDVKNPDIVILAVKAHQVEPIVDDLANIMGPKTILIPMQNGIPWWYFQKLAGPFQDHSVETVDAGGKAKKAINPENIIGCVVYPATFTQAPGVIRHVEGNRFPIGELNGQVTERIQAVSEVMVAAGFKSPVLEDIRSEIWLKLWGNMTFNPISALTHGTLEGICQYPLTRELARSMMAEAQTIAEKLGVTFRVDIERRIAGAEKVGKHKTSMLQDLEAGRSLEVDALLGSVIELGKITETPTPCLNTVFALTKYLDENVQASKGSLSLPSVSGY, encoded by the coding sequence ATGAAAATTTGCGTCATCGGTGGAGGAGGTGCTATCGGCGGATATCTAGCCGTCATGCTAGCCCGAGCTGGAAATGAAGTTACTGTTGTGGCGCGCGGGGCAACCTTAGCTGCCATCCAGGAGCGCGGCTTGGCTTTGATCATGGATGATCAGCCAGAGCCACTAATAGCACAAGTCAAAGCAGTAGAAAAAATTACTGATGTCAAAAATCCTGATATCGTGATTTTGGCGGTGAAGGCTCATCAAGTAGAACCCATCGTTGATGATTTAGCAAACATTATGGGCCCCAAAACCATTTTGATTCCAATGCAAAATGGCATTCCTTGGTGGTACTTCCAAAAACTGGCAGGACCATTTCAGGATCATTCCGTTGAGACGGTCGATGCGGGTGGTAAGGCTAAAAAAGCGATTAACCCCGAAAACATTATTGGCTGCGTTGTTTACCCCGCGACCTTTACCCAGGCGCCTGGAGTGATTCGTCACGTTGAAGGTAATCGCTTTCCGATTGGCGAACTCAATGGTCAAGTTACAGAGCGAATTCAAGCTGTGTCTGAAGTCATGGTTGCTGCCGGATTTAAGTCACCCGTCTTAGAGGATATTCGTTCTGAAATTTGGTTGAAGCTCTGGGGCAATATGACCTTTAATCCCATTAGCGCTTTGACACATGGAACTCTCGAAGGTATTTGTCAGTACCCTCTGACTAGGGAGCTAGCCCGGAGCATGATGGCGGAAGCGCAAACGATTGCTGAGAAATTAGGTGTCACTTTTCGTGTCGATATTGAGCGTCGTATTGCTGGCGCAGAAAAAGTGGGTAAACACAAAACCTCAATGCTGCAAGATTTAGAAGCAGGCCGCAGTTTGGAGGTGGATGCTTTGTTAGGGTCGGTAATTGAATTAGGAAAGATTACTGAGACTCCAACTCCTTGCTTGAATACAGTCTTTGCTTTGACTAAGTATCTTGACGAGAACGTGCAGGCATCCAAAGGAAGTCTATCGCTTCCATCCGTATCAGGATATTAA
- a CDS encoding fumarylacetoacetate hydrolase family protein, with product MAQWLRFTHHNKPGFGQLLGEQIQVHSGNMFANPQPTGERIPLAEVEIDIPCAPSKMIAMVDNFHALVSKLEHAIPAEPLYFLKGNNSFLANGKVIRTPKSYSGKVVYEGELGIVIGKHCYEASESEAQNSIFGYTCINDVTAIEILNRDPGYAQWTRSKSFNTFGVFGPYITSGVDPMSLHIKTILNEQERQNYPVSDMIFPPEKLVSLISQDVPLEPGDIIACGTSVGVGSMKPGSQVSIVIDSVGRLDNIFE from the coding sequence ATGGCGCAATGGCTCAGATTTACTCATCACAATAAACCGGGCTTCGGTCAACTATTAGGAGAACAGATCCAAGTTCACTCTGGAAACATGTTTGCCAATCCGCAGCCCACAGGGGAGAGGATTCCTCTTGCAGAGGTAGAAATTGATATCCCCTGCGCGCCCTCCAAGATGATTGCGATGGTAGATAACTTTCATGCCTTAGTTAGCAAGCTAGAGCATGCAATTCCCGCTGAACCTTTGTATTTTCTGAAGGGTAATAATTCCTTCCTAGCGAATGGCAAAGTGATTCGTACTCCAAAATCCTATTCCGGCAAAGTGGTCTACGAGGGAGAGCTTGGTATTGTGATTGGTAAGCACTGCTATGAAGCATCTGAGTCTGAGGCACAAAACTCCATCTTTGGTTACACCTGCATCAATGATGTCACTGCGATAGAGATTCTCAATCGCGATCCTGGTTATGCGCAGTGGACGCGCTCAAAGAGCTTTAACACCTTTGGTGTATTCGGCCCATACATTACCAGCGGTGTTGATCCCATGTCACTCCACATCAAAACCATTTTGAATGAGCAAGAGCGCCAAAACTACCCTGTTAGCGATATGATTTTTCCACCCGAAAAGCTTGTCAGTCTCATCTCACAGGATGTTCCACTTGAACCGGGCGACATTATTGCCTGCGGAACTTCAGTTGGCGTTGGCTCCATGAAACCAGGCAGTCAAGTGAGTATCGTGATCGATAGTGTAGGTCGACTCGACAATATATTTGAGTGA
- a CDS encoding polyprenyl synthetase family protein: MTTSVKNNELNQILAPISLDFKALDDLIRLRLASKVALIDQISTYIIQAGGKRVRPALLMLVAKALSKGKEMPHALELAAVVEFIHTATLLHDDVVDESTLRRGRETANAAFGNAASVLVGDFLYSRAFQMMVGPNDLRVMEILSDATNTIAEGEVLQLLNMNDPEVDEESYLRVIRYKTAKLFEASSELGAIIAGAGEAEREAAAAFGRHIGTAFQLMDDLLDYTADAEQMGKHAGDDLREGKPTLPLIYLLEKGSHEEQLLVRAAIEQNQDLPQDVFAQILKAVQDSGALDYTQAAAQKEAHLAKECLASFPKNEATDALFALCQYSLARQS, from the coding sequence ATGACCACCTCTGTCAAAAACAATGAGCTAAACCAGATTCTGGCGCCTATTTCCTTAGATTTCAAGGCCTTAGACGACCTCATTCGGCTACGTTTGGCCTCAAAAGTGGCCTTAATTGACCAAATCTCTACTTATATCATCCAGGCTGGCGGCAAGCGGGTCCGTCCTGCCCTACTGATGCTAGTTGCCAAGGCCCTATCCAAGGGCAAAGAAATGCCTCACGCTCTAGAGCTTGCTGCCGTAGTTGAATTCATTCATACGGCGACTTTGCTGCACGACGATGTGGTTGATGAATCCACGCTTCGGAGAGGGCGCGAAACCGCCAATGCTGCTTTTGGCAATGCTGCCAGTGTTCTGGTGGGCGACTTCCTATACTCAAGAGCCTTTCAAATGATGGTCGGCCCTAATGACCTCAGAGTCATGGAGATTCTGTCAGACGCAACCAATACGATTGCCGAGGGCGAAGTTTTACAGCTGCTCAATATGAATGACCCTGAAGTCGACGAAGAAAGTTACCTCAGAGTCATTCGCTATAAAACTGCCAAATTATTTGAAGCATCTAGCGAACTAGGTGCAATCATTGCTGGAGCAGGTGAAGCCGAGAGAGAAGCCGCCGCTGCCTTTGGTCGCCATATTGGCACCGCCTTCCAACTCATGGATGACTTGCTAGACTACACAGCAGATGCCGAACAAATGGGAAAGCATGCTGGTGATGATTTACGCGAAGGTAAGCCAACTCTACCCCTCATTTATCTCCTCGAAAAAGGAAGCCATGAGGAACAGCTTTTAGTGCGGGCAGCGATCGAACAAAACCAAGATCTACCTCAAGATGTCTTCGCTCAAATTCTGAAAGCAGTTCAAGATTCTGGTGCGCTGGATTACACCCAGGCGGCCGCTCAGAAAGAGGCGCATTTAGCGAAAGAGTGCCTAGCCTCCTTTCCCAAAAATGAGGCTACTGATGCCTTGTTTGCTTTATGCCAATACTCACTTGCTAGACAATCCTAA
- the rplU gene encoding 50S ribosomal protein L21, with protein MYAVIKTGGKQYKVAAGEKLKIEQIPAEIGSEITLDQVLAVGEGASLKLGDPLVNGAAVMATVVSQGRHDKVTIFKMRRRKHYQKHQGHRQNFTEILINTIKA; from the coding sequence ATGTACGCGGTCATAAAAACCGGTGGCAAACAGTATAAAGTTGCTGCTGGCGAAAAATTGAAAATAGAACAGATACCAGCGGAAATCGGCAGCGAAATCACTCTTGACCAAGTCCTCGCCGTAGGCGAAGGCGCATCACTGAAATTAGGTGATCCATTGGTTAATGGTGCAGCTGTGATGGCCACTGTCGTCTCCCAGGGACGTCACGATAAAGTGACAATCTTTAAGATGCGCCGTCGCAAGCATTATCAAAAGCACCAAGGCCATCGTCAGAATTTCACTGAGATTCTGATTAACACGATCAAAGCCTAA
- the rpmA gene encoding 50S ribosomal protein L27, protein MAQKKGGGSTRNGRDSESKRLGVKVFGGEHINAGSIIIRQRGTRVHPGANVGIGKDHTLFALIDGQVEFGVKGALKKAQVSVLPRS, encoded by the coding sequence ATGGCACAGAAAAAAGGCGGCGGCTCGACACGAAACGGCCGTGACTCAGAATCGAAACGTCTAGGCGTTAAGGTATTTGGCGGCGAGCATATTAATGCTGGCAGCATCATCATTCGTCAACGTGGCACACGTGTTCATCCAGGTGCTAACGTTGGTATTGGTAAAGATCACACTTTGTTCGCCTTGATTGATGGACAAGTTGAGTTTGGCGTGAAGGGTGCTTTGAAGAAGGCCCAAGTTTCAGTCTTGCCTCGTTCATAA
- the cgtA gene encoding Obg family GTPase CgtA: protein MKFIDEARIEVIAGQGGAGSASMRREKFIEFGGPDGGDGGKGGSVWAIADRNINTLIDYRYAKTHTAKNGEPGRGADCYGRAGDDIELRMPVGTIIADYETGEPIADLTTHGERLCLAQGGVGGWGNIHFKSSTNRAPRQKTNGKPGERRKLKLELKVLADVGLLGMPNAGKSTLITAVSNARPKIADYPFTTLHPNLGVVRVGSERSFVIADIPGLIEGAAEGAGLGHRFLRHLQRTGVLLHLVDLAPFDENIDPVADAKAIVNELRKYDEALVEKPRWLVLNKVDMIPEEDRAKVVANFVKKFKWQGPVFEISALTGLGCDKLCYALQDYLDSVRRDRDEADERAEDPRYQVEDKNPD from the coding sequence ATGAAATTTATAGACGAAGCACGTATCGAAGTAATCGCAGGCCAGGGTGGCGCTGGAAGTGCTTCTATGCGCCGTGAAAAATTCATTGAATTTGGTGGCCCTGATGGTGGTGACGGTGGCAAAGGCGGAAGCGTCTGGGCAATCGCCGATCGCAACATCAATACCTTAATTGATTACCGTTACGCTAAAACCCATACGGCAAAAAATGGGGAGCCAGGGCGAGGCGCTGATTGTTATGGTCGTGCGGGCGATGATATTGAATTGCGTATGCCGGTTGGCACAATCATTGCCGATTACGAAACAGGTGAGCCAATTGCTGACCTTACTACGCATGGGGAGCGTTTGTGCTTAGCCCAGGGCGGAGTTGGTGGTTGGGGCAATATTCACTTTAAAAGCAGTACTAATCGTGCTCCTCGACAAAAAACAAATGGTAAGCCAGGTGAACGCCGAAAACTGAAGCTTGAGCTCAAGGTGTTGGCTGATGTAGGCTTGTTGGGTATGCCAAACGCTGGTAAATCAACCTTGATTACCGCCGTTTCTAATGCGCGCCCCAAAATTGCAGATTACCCATTTACAACCTTGCACCCGAATTTGGGTGTGGTGCGTGTTGGCAGTGAGCGAAGTTTTGTGATTGCCGATATTCCTGGCCTGATCGAGGGTGCCGCAGAAGGTGCCGGCTTAGGCCATCGCTTCTTACGTCACCTTCAGCGTACCGGTGTCTTATTGCATCTCGTAGATCTTGCGCCCTTTGATGAAAATATCGATCCTGTTGCAGATGCAAAGGCAATTGTGAACGAGTTACGTAAGTACGACGAGGCTTTGGTTGAAAAACCCCGTTGGTTGGTGCTCAATAAGGTTGATATGATTCCCGAGGAAGATCGGGCTAAAGTGGTCGCTAATTTTGTGAAGAAGTTTAAGTGGCAAGGTCCTGTTTTTGAAATCTCTGCATTGACAGGCTTGGGTTGCGATAAGCTTTGTTATGCCTTGCAAGATTATTTAGATTCCGTTCGCCGTGATCGTGACGAGGCAGATGAACGTGCTGAGGACCCACGCTATCAAGTAGAAGATAAGAACCCAGATTAA
- a CDS encoding CNP1-like family protein: MIKSSSKTGLRILIPLACLILTACGGDPMVSGVDPFAPTVFKEGVTTMPLNPPNPDKLQSFYVSQETVFKFSIDTSAILIGADGVTRYIVVMTNPSGQQQAQYEGIRCDSYQWRLYGTFESGAWRPNPLSEWKDIKLHTPNRYQAALAQGALCSFNSQETHLPAVLRALNPEKFTGGTQPSNSNGVIGN, from the coding sequence ATGATTAAATCTTCTTCAAAAACTGGCTTAAGGATTCTGATTCCCCTTGCTTGTTTAATCCTGACTGCGTGCGGTGGCGACCCAATGGTGAGCGGCGTAGACCCTTTTGCCCCAACTGTCTTTAAAGAGGGGGTAACAACGATGCCTTTAAACCCTCCAAACCCGGATAAGCTTCAGTCTTTTTATGTTTCTCAAGAGACCGTTTTCAAGTTTTCAATTGATACGAGTGCCATCTTGATTGGAGCTGATGGTGTAACTCGGTATATCGTAGTGATGACTAATCCCAGCGGCCAACAACAAGCGCAATACGAAGGCATACGTTGTGATTCTTACCAGTGGCGACTTTACGGCACCTTTGAATCAGGAGCTTGGCGACCAAACCCATTAAGCGAGTGGAAAGACATTAAGCTCCATACCCCAAACCGCTATCAAGCAGCGCTAGCTCAGGGTGCCTTATGCAGCTTTAATAGTCAAGAGACCCATCTGCCGGCAGTTTTGCGCGCTCTTAATCCAGAGAAATTTACTGGTGGGACACAGCCTTCAAACTCTAATGGAGTGATAGGCAACTAA
- a CDS encoding RNA pyrophosphohydrolase gives MLDREGYRANVGIVLLNGHNEVFWGKRVGQHSWQFPQGGIQHGESPEEAMYRELHEEVGLLPEHVQIIGRTRDWLRYDVPEEYLRRQHPTRVHRPAYRGQKQIWFLLRLVGLDSDIHLRASEHPEFDAWRWVPFWIELNSVIEFKREVYQLALSELARYLSRSSKMQELVWGSPLELMQSFYPKEGSVKDAKEGKYSND, from the coding sequence ATGCTTGACCGTGAAGGATATAGAGCCAATGTTGGCATTGTCCTCCTCAATGGCCACAACGAGGTTTTCTGGGGAAAACGTGTTGGGCAGCATTCGTGGCAGTTTCCGCAGGGCGGAATTCAGCATGGCGAGAGTCCAGAAGAGGCCATGTATCGCGAATTGCATGAGGAGGTAGGCTTACTGCCTGAGCACGTCCAAATTATTGGGCGAACCCGGGATTGGCTTCGCTATGACGTCCCTGAAGAGTACTTGCGGCGACAACACCCTACCCGCGTTCATCGACCCGCCTATCGTGGTCAAAAGCAAATCTGGTTTCTATTGCGTTTAGTCGGGCTAGATAGTGATATTCATTTAAGAGCATCGGAGCACCCAGAATTTGATGCTTGGCGCTGGGTTCCATTCTGGATTGAGCTCAATTCCGTTATTGAATTCAAACGTGAGGTTTATCAGCTCGCTCTTTCTGAGTTGGCTCGATATCTGAGTCGGAGTAGCAAAATGCAAGAATTGGTCTGGGGATCTCCTCTTGAACTCATGCAATCTTTTTATCCCAAAGAAGGTTCTGTCAAAGACGCGAAAGAGGGTAAATACTCGAATGATTAA
- a CDS encoding proline--tRNA ligase, which produces MKASQSFLATLKEAPSDAEVVSHKLMVRAGLIRKLSAGIYNYLPLGLKVIRKVENIIREEMNRAGAIELLMPMIQPAELWQETGRWEKMGPELLRIKDRHERDFLIQPTSEEVITDLARNEIKSYKQLPINFYQIQTKFRDERRPRFGIMRGREFSMKDAYSFDRDVEGLKKSYQMMFDAYTRIFQRMGLKFRAVTADNGAIGGSGSQEFHVIADTGEDAIVYCPSSDYAANLEAAESLALIASRADAKQAMQKVATPDKTNCAEVAVLLNIPLETTVKSLLFAVDQEKGPAKLFMLLLRGDHELNEVKASKIPGMADSRFATEAEISQACNAPAGYLGPVGVGADVTVVADRTVANMSDFVCGANLVGHHLTGVNWVRDLPEPVVMDLRNAVIGDPSPDGKGVVDICRGIEVGHIFQLGTRYSEAMGCTYLDQQGKSQPMVMGCYGIGVTRLLGAAIEQGHDERGIVWPISMAPFEVVICPMNYDKSEQVKTAADELHEQLIAAGIDVILDDRGERPGAMFADWELIGAPFRVVIGDRGLADSLVEFKGRTDAESKNIPIAEIKDKVVAAVNAAKQFVV; this is translated from the coding sequence ATGAAAGCTTCACAATCATTTCTCGCGACGCTAAAAGAAGCCCCCTCGGATGCTGAGGTGGTCTCGCACAAGCTTATGGTGCGCGCAGGGCTTATTCGAAAATTAAGCGCTGGTATTTATAACTACCTCCCTTTAGGGTTAAAGGTGATTCGTAAGGTAGAAAATATCATTCGCGAGGAAATGAATCGCGCAGGCGCAATTGAATTATTAATGCCCATGATTCAACCTGCCGAGCTTTGGCAAGAAACTGGCCGTTGGGAAAAAATGGGCCCAGAGTTACTCCGCATTAAAGATCGCCATGAGCGTGATTTTTTAATTCAGCCTACATCAGAGGAAGTGATCACTGATCTGGCGCGCAATGAGATCAAGAGTTACAAGCAACTGCCCATCAATTTCTATCAGATTCAAACAAAGTTTCGGGATGAGCGTCGCCCCCGTTTTGGAATCATGCGTGGGCGCGAGTTCAGCATGAAGGATGCTTATTCTTTCGACCGTGATGTAGAAGGCCTAAAGAAATCCTATCAAATGATGTTTGATGCCTACACGCGCATTTTTCAAAGAATGGGTCTCAAGTTCCGTGCTGTAACTGCAGACAACGGGGCGATTGGTGGCTCTGGTAGTCAAGAATTCCATGTGATTGCAGATACGGGCGAGGATGCGATCGTCTATTGCCCAAGTTCGGATTACGCAGCAAATCTAGAGGCCGCTGAATCTTTAGCCTTGATTGCCAGCAGAGCAGATGCAAAACAGGCAATGCAAAAGGTGGCGACTCCAGATAAAACGAACTGTGCAGAAGTGGCGGTGCTATTAAATATCCCACTTGAGACAACAGTGAAGTCTCTCTTATTTGCTGTCGATCAAGAAAAAGGCCCGGCTAAATTATTTATGTTGCTATTGCGTGGTGATCACGAGCTCAATGAAGTGAAAGCGAGCAAGATTCCTGGCATGGCGGATTCTCGTTTTGCAACAGAGGCCGAAATTTCGCAAGCTTGTAACGCTCCAGCGGGATACCTAGGTCCTGTTGGTGTTGGTGCCGATGTCACAGTGGTGGCAGATCGTACTGTCGCCAATATGTCTGACTTTGTTTGTGGTGCCAATCTTGTAGGTCATCACTTGACCGGTGTGAATTGGGTGCGCGACCTACCTGAGCCTGTGGTGATGGATTTGCGCAATGCGGTAATTGGTGATCCATCGCCAGACGGTAAAGGCGTTGTGGATATCTGTCGAGGGATTGAAGTCGGCCACATTTTTCAATTGGGAACACGTTATTCAGAGGCAATGGGCTGTACCTATCTTGATCAGCAAGGTAAATCTCAGCCAATGGTCATGGGTTGCTATGGTATTGGCGTTACGCGTCTTCTTGGGGCTGCTATCGAGCAAGGTCATGATGAGCGCGGTATTGTTTGGCCGATTTCGATGGCGCCGTTTGAAGTCGTGATCTGTCCGATGAATTACGACAAGTCTGAGCAGGTTAAGACCGCTGCTGACGAATTGCATGAACAGTTAATCGCGGCAGGTATTGACGTGATCCTTGATGATCGTGGTGAGCGTCCGGGCGCGATGTTTGCTGACTGGGAGTTGATTGGTGCACCATTCCGGGTAGTGATTGGCGATCGTGGCTTAGCAGATTCGCTGGTGGAATTTAAAGGACGTACTGATGCAGAGTCCAAAAATATTCCGATTGCAGAAATCAAAGACAAAGTAGTTGCTGCTGTGAATGCAGCGAAGCAATTCGTCGTTTAA
- the ffh gene encoding signal recognition particle protein, producing the protein MLENLTDRLSRVVKTMRGQARLTESNTTEMLREIRLALLEADVALPVVKTLLEQIKFKALGEEVVGSLSPGQALVGVVQRELAQVMAGDGLKSGEINLATQPPAVILMAGLQGAGKTTSVGKLAKWLQEKKKKKVLTVSCDVYRPAAIEQLATVSKQVGAECFPSSIDQQPAAIALAALDWARRHYFDVLLVDTAGRLGIDEVLMREIQELHDKLNPIETLFVVDAMLGQDAVNTAKAFHDALPLTGVILTKLDGDSRGGAALSVRQITGVPLKFIGTAEKMDGLEAFDAERMANRILGMGDILALVEQAQQNVDVAKAEKLATKISKGGFDLGDFRDQISQMQQMGGMASLMDKLPSHMAQAASKANMGQADKQIIRMRGIIDSMTPKERSKPELLKASRKRRIAAGAGVEVQEVNRLLAQFEQMQTMMKQFKGGKMARAMAGMAAKGAAKGIGGLFKK; encoded by the coding sequence ATGCTAGAGAACCTGACCGATCGCTTATCTCGTGTTGTGAAAACCATGCGGGGGCAAGCTCGCTTGACCGAAAGCAACACTACAGAAATGCTTCGGGAAATCCGTTTAGCCCTATTGGAGGCTGACGTAGCCCTTCCTGTTGTTAAAACGCTTCTTGAGCAAATTAAATTTAAAGCCCTTGGTGAAGAGGTGGTTGGAAGTCTGAGTCCTGGGCAGGCCTTAGTTGGGGTAGTCCAACGAGAACTCGCTCAGGTAATGGCTGGTGATGGGTTAAAGAGCGGTGAAATCAATTTAGCAACCCAACCTCCAGCAGTCATTCTCATGGCTGGCCTGCAAGGTGCTGGTAAAACCACTTCGGTAGGCAAACTGGCTAAATGGCTGCAAGAGAAAAAGAAAAAGAAGGTGCTCACCGTTTCCTGCGACGTATACCGTCCTGCTGCTATTGAACAGTTGGCCACCGTTAGTAAGCAAGTTGGCGCCGAGTGCTTTCCGAGTAGCATTGATCAACAACCTGCTGCCATCGCGCTAGCGGCCCTGGACTGGGCGCGCCGCCATTACTTTGATGTGCTGCTGGTAGACACTGCTGGCCGACTGGGCATTGATGAAGTGCTCATGCGAGAGATTCAAGAGCTGCATGACAAACTCAACCCGATTGAGACCCTATTTGTCGTCGATGCCATGCTTGGTCAAGATGCAGTCAATACCGCCAAAGCTTTTCATGATGCGTTGCCACTAACGGGCGTCATTCTCACCAAGCTGGATGGTGATTCACGCGGAGGTGCCGCACTCTCGGTTCGTCAGATCACTGGCGTCCCACTCAAGTTCATTGGCACTGCGGAGAAGATGGATGGACTTGAAGCGTTTGATGCTGAACGTATGGCAAACCGTATTTTGGGAATGGGCGACATCCTTGCCCTCGTAGAACAAGCACAACAAAATGTAGACGTTGCTAAAGCAGAAAAGCTAGCGACAAAAATATCTAAAGGTGGATTTGATCTGGGGGACTTTCGGGATCAGATTTCTCAAATGCAGCAAATGGGCGGGATGGCGAGTCTGATGGACAAACTCCCAAGTCATATGGCGCAAGCTGCGAGTAAAGCCAATATGGGTCAGGCTGACAAACAAATCATCCGAATGCGCGGGATCATCGACAGCATGACACCAAAAGAACGCAGCAAACCTGAACTTCTGAAAGCCAGTCGTAAACGTCGCATTGCTGCAGGAGCTGGCGTTGAAGTTCAAGAGGTCAATCGCTTACTCGCACAGTTTGAGCAAATGCAAACCATGATGAAGCAATTCAAAGGTGGGAAGATGGCCCGCGCTATGGCGGGTATGGCCGCTAAGGGAGCCGCCAAGGGTATCGGCGGCTTATTTAAAAAGTAA